The following coding sequences lie in one Streptomyces venezuelae genomic window:
- a CDS encoding peptide MFS transporter yields MSRTTAEYEPPAEPPGDPAPGDDHAFFGQPRGLLTLSGLEVWERFSFLGMQAILVLYFADSVANDGMGMDAGTAASVSAAYGTLVYLVSVAGGWLADRILGSYRAVLWGGVLIACGHYSMAVPTATMTWVGLGLISAGTGLLKPNVASMVGKLYRTEDQRRDAGFALYYMAINVGAFAGPLITGWLGDHKGWHWGFSAAAIGMTFGLVQYVLGRRHLAGRKASAEFALPRDAMRRAVLMIVVGCAAVAALAGLLAAVGWLTMDRFVDLLTLISVIAPVVYFAVMFRSPRVTGDERRRLRPYVVLFLASVVFNFILFQAYSTMMLLAASNAETSILGYHFPASWYASALGAFEVALAPVVAAVWARMGPRQPHASNKIAFGVILGGLSFLLMVLPTSGHADDTYKMAAWWIVGSYLLLGLGDILLETSGMSATTKLAPKAFASQTMALWFLSLALANGIQAQVVKVYGEVSNPAYFGVNGAVAVIAGIAVVALAPWLRRTMHPVH; encoded by the coding sequence TTGTCCCGTACTACGGCCGAGTACGAGCCGCCAGCCGAGCCGCCCGGTGACCCCGCGCCGGGCGACGACCACGCCTTCTTCGGGCAGCCGCGCGGCCTGCTCACGCTCTCGGGCCTGGAGGTCTGGGAGCGTTTCTCGTTCCTCGGCATGCAGGCCATCCTGGTCCTCTACTTCGCCGATTCCGTCGCCAACGACGGCATGGGGATGGATGCCGGGACGGCCGCGTCGGTGTCAGCGGCGTACGGCACTCTGGTCTACCTGGTCTCCGTGGCCGGCGGCTGGCTCGCCGACCGCATTCTGGGCTCCTACCGGGCGGTGCTGTGGGGCGGCGTCCTCATCGCCTGCGGGCACTACTCGATGGCCGTGCCGACGGCGACGATGACCTGGGTGGGCCTCGGACTCATCAGCGCGGGCACCGGCCTGCTCAAGCCGAACGTCGCCTCCATGGTCGGCAAGCTCTACCGCACCGAGGACCAGCGGCGCGACGCCGGTTTCGCGCTGTACTACATGGCGATCAACGTGGGCGCCTTCGCGGGCCCGCTGATCACCGGCTGGCTGGGCGACCACAAGGGATGGCACTGGGGCTTCTCGGCGGCCGCCATCGGCATGACCTTCGGCCTCGTCCAGTACGTCCTGGGCCGGCGCCACCTCGCCGGACGGAAGGCCTCCGCCGAGTTCGCGCTCCCCAGGGACGCGATGCGCCGGGCCGTCCTCATGATCGTCGTCGGCTGTGCCGCCGTCGCCGCGCTCGCGGGGCTGCTCGCGGCCGTGGGCTGGCTGACCATGGACCGCTTCGTCGACCTGCTCACCCTCATCTCGGTGATCGCACCGGTCGTCTACTTCGCGGTGATGTTCCGCAGCCCGCGCGTCACGGGCGACGAACGGCGCCGGCTGCGCCCCTACGTAGTCCTCTTCCTCGCCTCCGTAGTCTTCAACTTCATCCTCTTCCAGGCGTACTCGACGATGATGCTCCTCGCCGCGTCGAACGCGGAGACGTCGATCCTCGGCTACCACTTCCCGGCCAGCTGGTACGCGTCCGCGCTCGGCGCCTTCGAGGTGGCGCTCGCGCCGGTGGTCGCCGCCGTCTGGGCGCGGATGGGCCCGCGCCAGCCGCACGCGTCCAACAAGATCGCGTTCGGCGTGATCCTGGGCGGCCTGTCGTTCCTCCTGATGGTGCTGCCCACCTCGGGGCACGCCGACGACACGTACAAGATGGCGGCCTGGTGGATCGTCGGCTCGTACCTGCTGCTCGGGCTCGGCGACATCCTCCTGGAGACGTCCGGGATGTCGGCGACGACGAAGCTCGCCCCCAAGGCCTTCGCCAGCCAGACCATGGCCCTCTGGTTCCTCTCCCTCGCGCTCGCCAACGGCATCCAGGCGCAGGTCGTGAAGGTCTACGGAGAGGTCTCCAATCCCGCGTACTTCGGCGTGAACGGCGCCGTCGCCGTGATCGCGGGCATCGCCGTCGTCGCCCTGGCGCCGTGGCTGCGCCGCACCATGCACCCCGTCCACTGA